In Asanoa sp. WMMD1127, one genomic interval encodes:
- a CDS encoding SchA/CurD-like domain-containing protein produces the protein MPIAAITYDIKAGCEDEIAKIFTGFRRVGNPAVTDAAGREVGKILSTALFIRDATMVRFIEYEGSLADVARFMAGQPGVQEVERKLKPFLASPRHTDTVDGFVATLTGSEMRCLSALSVRD, from the coding sequence ATGCCGATCGCCGCCATCACCTACGACATCAAGGCCGGTTGCGAGGACGAGATCGCGAAGATCTTCACCGGCTTCCGCCGGGTGGGCAACCCGGCGGTCACCGACGCCGCCGGGCGCGAGGTGGGCAAGATCCTCAGCACCGCGCTGTTCATCCGGGACGCCACGATGGTCCGCTTCATCGAGTACGAGGGCAGCCTCGCCGACGTCGCCCGGTTCATGGCCGGCCAGCCGGGCGTGCAGGAGGTCGAGCGCAAGCTCAAGCCGTTCCTGGCCTCGCCCCGCCACACGGACACTGTGGACGGTTTCGTCGCCACGCTGACCGGCAGCGAGATGCGCTGCCTGTCGGCCCTTTCCGTGCGCGACTGA
- a CDS encoding nucleotide disphospho-sugar-binding domain-containing protein — MRVLMTTWAWRSHLYAMTPLAWALRAAGHEVRVAAPPALAGPAAGAGVALVPVGADVDPLPAFRTFAGRNRPGDQKPAGGGPAARGVPRALTVFAEIAEAMAGDLIEFTRAWRPDLVVYDPTAWAGAFAAAATGTPAVRHAYGLDLLSRLSGPVADLLAPLAARHGLDPVDPAAAPTVDPCPGRFQLDTLADRLPMRYVPFNGPGTQESPLPAPRRPRVCVTWGTTMARLDPAYLLIGPVISVLAGTGVEVVVAVTAAQRPLLGVLPPGVRVVTDVPLHLVVPGSAALVAHGGAGTMLTGLSHGVPQVLIPQLPDHAVHARRLTGVGAGLVIDRDGDLTDVRIREAVGRVLDEDGYRLEAAALAADMAAQPTPNAVAAALAELARVPQPAGTR, encoded by the coding sequence ATGCGGGTGCTGATGACAACGTGGGCGTGGCGCAGCCACCTCTATGCGATGACGCCGCTGGCCTGGGCGCTGCGCGCGGCGGGCCACGAGGTCCGGGTCGCGGCGCCGCCCGCGCTGGCCGGGCCGGCCGCGGGCGCCGGGGTCGCGCTGGTGCCGGTCGGCGCCGACGTCGACCCGCTGCCGGCGTTCCGCACGTTCGCCGGCCGCAACCGGCCGGGCGACCAGAAGCCGGCGGGCGGTGGGCCGGCCGCGCGCGGGGTGCCGCGGGCGCTGACCGTGTTCGCCGAGATCGCGGAGGCGATGGCTGGCGACCTGATCGAGTTCACCCGCGCCTGGCGCCCCGACCTCGTCGTCTACGACCCCACCGCGTGGGCCGGCGCGTTCGCCGCGGCCGCCACCGGCACGCCGGCCGTCCGCCACGCCTACGGGCTCGACCTGCTGAGCCGGCTGTCCGGACCGGTCGCCGACCTGCTGGCGCCGCTGGCCGCGCGGCACGGGCTCGACCCGGTGGACCCGGCCGCCGCGCCCACCGTCGACCCGTGCCCCGGCCGGTTCCAGCTCGACACCCTGGCCGACCGCCTGCCGATGCGCTACGTGCCGTTCAACGGCCCGGGCACCCAGGAGTCGCCGCTGCCGGCGCCGCGCCGGCCGCGGGTGTGCGTCACGTGGGGCACGACGATGGCCCGCCTCGACCCGGCGTACCTGCTGATCGGGCCGGTGATCTCGGTGTTGGCCGGCACCGGGGTCGAGGTGGTGGTGGCAGTGACCGCGGCACAGCGGCCGCTGCTCGGCGTGCTGCCGCCCGGTGTGCGGGTGGTCACCGACGTGCCGCTGCACCTGGTGGTGCCGGGCAGCGCGGCGCTGGTCGCGCACGGTGGCGCCGGCACGATGCTGACCGGGCTGTCGCACGGCGTGCCGCAGGTGCTCATTCCCCAGCTGCCGGACCACGCCGTGCACGCGCGGCGGCTCACCGGCGTGGGCGCCGGCCTGGTCATCGACCGCGACGGGGACCTCACCGACGTGCGCATCCGCGAGGCGGTCGGCCGGGTCCTCGACGAGGACGGCTACCGGCTCGAGGCGGCCGCGCTCGCCGCCGACATGGCGGCGCAGCCGACGCCCAACGCGGTGGCGGCGGCGCTGGCCGAGCTGGCCCGGGTGCCACAGCCAGCCGGGACCCGCTGA
- a CDS encoding SDR family NAD(P)-dependent oxidoreductase encodes MTNDDGSTAPRTALVTGGNRGLGEATCALLHKLGHRVVLTARRHADAAAAAAAIGADVRAVALDVTDPGSVRRAVADIGPVDILVNNAGVLLDAGGRPSDVPLDLVERTLAVNALGAWRVSQAAVPGMVERGWGRVVFVSSGTGVFSNGLFAGAPAYSVSKVVVNAVTVLLAAELAGTGVLVNAVNPGLVRTRMRPDAPRGPHEAAGDIVAAATLPDGGSHGALLRHGRPAAW; translated from the coding sequence ATGACGAACGACGACGGCTCGACCGCGCCGCGGACCGCCCTGGTCACCGGCGGGAACCGGGGTCTCGGCGAGGCGACCTGCGCGCTGCTGCACAAGCTCGGCCACCGGGTCGTGCTCACCGCCCGGCGGCACGCCGACGCGGCCGCGGCCGCCGCGGCCATCGGTGCCGACGTGCGGGCGGTCGCGCTCGACGTCACGGATCCGGGCAGCGTGCGGCGCGCGGTCGCCGACATCGGCCCGGTGGACATCCTGGTGAACAACGCCGGCGTGCTGCTCGACGCCGGTGGCCGGCCCTCCGACGTGCCACTCGACCTGGTCGAGCGCACGCTGGCCGTCAACGCGCTGGGCGCCTGGCGGGTCAGCCAGGCCGCCGTGCCCGGGATGGTCGAGCGCGGCTGGGGCCGGGTGGTGTTCGTGTCCAGCGGGACGGGCGTGTTCAGCAACGGGCTGTTCGCCGGCGCGCCCGCGTACTCGGTGTCCAAAGTGGTCGTCAACGCCGTCACCGTGCTGCTGGCCGCAGAGCTGGCCGGCACCGGCGTGCTGGTCAACGCCGTCAACCCGGGGCTGGTGCGGACCCGCATGCGGCCGGACGCGCCGCGCGGCCCGCACGAGGCCGCCGGTGACATCGTGGCCGCCGCGACGCTGCCGGACGGCGGGTCGCACGGGGCGCTGTTGCGCCACGGACGACCCGCCGCATGGTAG
- a CDS encoding AfsR/SARP family transcriptional regulator yields the protein MHFRILGALEIVRGDQDRTPSTPKLRQVMALLLVRHNRIVRTNELVDELWGEDPPPSALATLQTYIYKLRKLLATDEPGGREELLRTKPHGYYVDLSGQHLDSCLFGQLVDAGRARMEQGDHSETSRLLTEALGIWRGGALADVVHGNVLAAEVTRLEEWRLQALEIRLDADLALGRHRELLGELRTLAAAHPLHEGFQAKLMAALHRSGRRYEALDVYHRLSQLLDAELGLEPSPELLRLHRSLLSPQPLDETSGADAQVVEVAPAGRPLPAPAQLPPGVIDLTGRDAMVARIERSVLGDAAASGIVTITGGAGVGKTALAVHAAHHMGVHFPDGQLFVDLRGSGRAPAEPAQILDQMLRALGVPADQVPATVEERGQLLRTVTARRRVLVVLDDAHSPGQVAPLLPGAGGPAVLITGRGPTVPAAEQVVLDRLEPQHGVELLTRMIGSERVAAEPAAAARIVELCGGLPLALRAVGTRLAATWLWPLHLVAELLADSPHRLRMLRVADIDIRCRFDATLERLDKAERAAFLVLGARLPGEFDAAEAADLLGAGRDDAQALLTGLVDAYLLRPVHSGPPAVRYAFDELVRVYARELLDSAAAPDQPDDAGGVLDTGRPLIGGGLLLVDSGIDGVFRAHRINTDRRPEIVDDSWAAAHRSAANGRLPH from the coding sequence ATGCACTTTCGGATTCTGGGGGCACTGGAGATCGTCCGAGGTGATCAGGACCGGACGCCGAGCACACCCAAGCTTCGGCAGGTCATGGCGCTGCTCCTGGTCAGACACAACCGCATCGTGCGGACCAACGAGCTGGTCGACGAGCTCTGGGGCGAAGATCCGCCCCCGAGCGCGCTGGCCACTTTGCAGACCTACATCTACAAGCTGAGGAAGCTCCTCGCGACCGACGAGCCGGGTGGCCGCGAGGAACTGCTCCGGACCAAGCCGCACGGCTACTACGTCGACCTGTCGGGTCAGCATCTCGACAGCTGCCTGTTCGGCCAACTGGTCGACGCCGGGCGGGCCAGGATGGAGCAGGGCGACCACAGCGAGACCTCCCGGCTGCTGACCGAGGCGCTGGGCATCTGGCGCGGCGGGGCGCTGGCCGACGTCGTGCACGGCAACGTGCTGGCGGCCGAGGTCACCCGCCTCGAGGAGTGGCGGCTGCAGGCGCTGGAGATCCGGCTCGACGCCGACCTGGCGCTCGGCCGGCACCGCGAGCTGCTCGGCGAGCTGCGCACGCTGGCCGCGGCGCACCCGCTGCACGAAGGGTTCCAGGCCAAGCTGATGGCCGCCCTGCACCGGTCCGGCCGCCGCTACGAGGCCCTGGACGTCTATCACCGGCTCAGCCAGCTCCTCGACGCGGAACTGGGTCTCGAGCCGTCGCCGGAGCTGTTGCGGCTGCACCGCTCGCTGCTGTCGCCGCAGCCGCTCGACGAGACCAGCGGCGCCGACGCGCAGGTGGTCGAGGTGGCGCCGGCGGGACGCCCGCTGCCCGCGCCGGCCCAGTTGCCACCCGGGGTCATCGACCTGACCGGTCGCGACGCCATGGTGGCGCGGATCGAGCGCAGCGTGCTCGGCGACGCGGCGGCGAGCGGCATCGTTACGATCACCGGCGGGGCCGGCGTCGGCAAGACCGCCCTGGCCGTGCACGCCGCGCACCACATGGGCGTGCACTTCCCGGACGGTCAGCTCTTCGTCGACCTGCGGGGCAGCGGCCGCGCCCCGGCCGAACCGGCGCAGATCCTCGACCAGATGCTCCGGGCGCTGGGCGTGCCGGCCGACCAGGTGCCGGCGACGGTCGAGGAGCGCGGGCAGCTGCTGCGGACCGTCACGGCCCGCCGCCGCGTGCTGGTGGTGCTCGACGACGCCCACTCGCCGGGGCAGGTCGCCCCGTTGCTGCCGGGCGCGGGGGGACCGGCCGTCCTGATCACCGGGCGCGGCCCGACCGTGCCCGCCGCCGAGCAGGTGGTCCTGGACCGGCTCGAGCCGCAGCACGGCGTCGAGCTGCTGACCCGGATGATCGGCAGCGAACGGGTCGCGGCCGAGCCGGCCGCGGCGGCCCGGATCGTCGAGCTGTGCGGCGGCCTGCCGCTGGCCCTGCGGGCGGTCGGCACCCGGCTCGCGGCGACCTGGTTGTGGCCGCTGCACCTGGTCGCCGAGCTGCTCGCCGACTCGCCGCACCGGCTGCGCATGCTGCGCGTGGCGGACATCGACATCCGATGTCGGTTCGACGCCACGCTCGAGCGGCTCGACAAGGCCGAGCGGGCGGCCTTCCTGGTGCTCGGCGCGCGGTTGCCAGGCGAGTTCGACGCGGCCGAGGCGGCCGACCTGCTCGGTGCCGGCCGGGACGACGCCCAGGCGCTGCTGACCGGCCTGGTCGACGCCTACCTGTTGCGCCCGGTGCACTCCGGCCCGCCGGCGGTCCGCTACGCGTTCGACGAGCTGGTCCGGGTGTACGCGCGTGAGCTGCTGGACAGCGCGGCCGCGCCCGACCAGCCGGACGACGCGGGCGGGGTCCTCGACACCGGCCGGCCGCTGATCGGCGGTGGCCTGCTGCTGGTGGACTCCGGGATCGACGGCGTCTTCCGGGCCCACCGCATCAACACCGATCGGCGCCCGGAGATCGTCGACGACAGCTGGGCGGCGGCCCATCGGTCGGCCGCCAACGGTCGGCTGCCGCACTGA
- a CDS encoding acetyl-CoA carboxylase carboxyltransferase subunit alpha: MTDVVLDAVTAEPDWLRCESCRELVYGRRYRRDLRICPHCRAHGRLTAPERIATLFDPGSVVDLPAVEVAEDPLGFAAQRPYPESLARARAQTGLPEAALCVRATIEGEPVYAVVLDFRFLGGSMGVAVGEAVTRTAEAALRDRLPLLLVTASGGARMQEGALSLMQMAKTSQALAALDEAGVLTITLVTDPTYGGVAASFTTLTDVVLAEPGAHLGFAGPRVIAQTTGQRLPEGFQTAEFLLARGLIDDVVPRVAVPGAIARLLRVAAPAPLEPDDPLALLPSAHQPSPWLMRIGKQSKEAEPAQVAEPAGAAERTAWEAVRLARHPDRPTTADYVSYLLTDFHELHGDRIGGDSRAVIAGLGRLGDLPIVLVGHDKGHRTTERTARNFGMASPAGYRKAARVMRLAAKLGLPVVTLIDTPGADPGPDSESNGQAVAIAENLRLMARLPVPVVCVVIGEGGSGGALAVGVGNRVLAAEHAVYSVISPEGCAAILWKDPAAAPDAATALRLTPRDLLGQGVIDAIVPEPPGGAHTDPIRAAELLGEAVERTLRELSTMSADELVTQRFNRFRALGGPAV; the protein is encoded by the coding sequence ATGACTGACGTGGTGCTCGACGCGGTGACGGCCGAGCCGGACTGGCTGCGCTGCGAATCCTGCCGTGAGCTCGTCTACGGCCGGCGCTACCGGCGCGACCTGCGGATCTGTCCGCACTGCCGCGCCCACGGCCGGCTGACCGCGCCCGAGCGCATCGCGACGCTGTTCGACCCGGGCTCCGTCGTCGACCTGCCGGCGGTCGAGGTGGCCGAGGACCCGCTGGGTTTCGCGGCGCAGCGGCCCTACCCGGAGAGCCTGGCCAGGGCCCGTGCGCAGACCGGCCTGCCGGAAGCGGCCCTGTGCGTGCGGGCGACGATCGAGGGCGAGCCGGTGTACGCGGTCGTGCTCGACTTCCGGTTCCTGGGCGGCAGCATGGGCGTGGCCGTCGGCGAGGCGGTCACCCGCACGGCCGAGGCCGCCCTCCGGGACCGGCTGCCGCTGCTGCTGGTGACCGCCTCCGGTGGCGCCCGCATGCAGGAGGGCGCCCTGTCGCTGATGCAGATGGCCAAGACCAGCCAGGCGCTGGCCGCCCTCGACGAGGCCGGCGTCCTCACGATCACCCTCGTGACCGACCCGACGTACGGCGGTGTGGCCGCCTCGTTCACGACGCTGACCGACGTCGTGCTCGCCGAACCCGGCGCGCACCTGGGTTTCGCCGGTCCGCGGGTGATCGCGCAGACCACCGGTCAGCGGTTGCCGGAGGGCTTCCAGACCGCCGAGTTCCTGCTGGCCCGCGGCTTGATCGACGATGTGGTGCCGCGGGTCGCCGTGCCGGGCGCGATCGCGCGGCTGCTGCGGGTCGCCGCACCAGCGCCGCTCGAGCCCGACGACCCCCTTGCTTTGCTTCCATCGGCGCATCAGCCGAGTCCGTGGCTGATGCGTATTGGTAAGCAAAGCAAGGAGGCGGAGCCGGCGCAGGTGGCGGAGCCGGCGGGGGCGGCCGAGCGGACGGCGTGGGAGGCGGTCCGGCTGGCCCGCCACCCGGACCGCCCCACCACGGCGGACTACGTGAGCTACCTGCTGACCGACTTCCACGAGCTGCACGGCGACCGGATCGGCGGCGACAGCCGGGCGGTCATCGCGGGCCTCGGTCGCCTGGGCGACCTGCCGATCGTGCTGGTCGGCCACGACAAGGGCCACCGCACGACCGAACGGACGGCCCGCAACTTCGGCATGGCGAGCCCGGCCGGCTACCGCAAGGCGGCCCGGGTCATGCGGCTGGCCGCCAAGCTGGGCCTGCCCGTGGTGACCCTGATCGACACCCCCGGGGCCGACCCGGGTCCGGACTCCGAGAGCAACGGCCAGGCCGTGGCGATCGCCGAGAACCTGCGGCTGATGGCGCGGCTGCCGGTGCCGGTCGTCTGTGTGGTGATCGGCGAGGGCGGCAGCGGCGGCGCGCTGGCGGTCGGCGTCGGCAACCGGGTGCTCGCCGCGGAGCACGCCGTCTACTCGGTGATCAGTCCGGAAGGCTGTGCCGCGATCCTCTGGAAGGACCCGGCCGCCGCGCCCGACGCCGCGACCGCGCTCCGGCTGACGCCGCGCGACCTGCTGGGCCAGGGCGTGATCGACGCGATCGTGCCCGAGCCGCCGGGTGGCGCGCACACCGACCCGATCCGCGCCGCGGAACTGTTGGGTGAGGCCGTCGAACGGACGTTACGGGAGCTGTCCACAATGTCCGCAGATGAGCTGGTGACCCAGCGCTTCAACCGATTCCGAGCCCTCGGTGGTCCGGCGGTCTGA
- a CDS encoding LLM class flavin-dependent oxidoreductase yields MEVGIGLPATVPGVTGEGVVDWAGRAERQGFSSVAVLDRLVYDNLEPVVALAAAAAVTRRIRLATTILIAAYRSDAAVLIKQLATVDRLSGGRLVLGVAAGNRADDYDACGTGFGDRGRRLDRFLAALPDRWRAQAPELSSPPPILVGGHSDAAIQRAARFGTGWIAGGSAAMPYPALADRARAVWAAAGRTDPPRMVSLGYFALGDGAADAARHYINRYYAHAGPYVQKVLASALTDPEAVRRTVAERSAAGCDELVLFPCVADPKQVDLLAEAIG; encoded by the coding sequence ATGGAGGTCGGCATCGGCCTGCCCGCCACCGTCCCCGGCGTCACCGGCGAGGGCGTCGTGGACTGGGCGGGCCGGGCCGAGCGGCAGGGCTTCTCGTCCGTCGCGGTGCTCGACCGGCTGGTCTACGACAACCTGGAGCCCGTCGTCGCGCTCGCCGCCGCGGCGGCCGTCACCCGGCGGATCCGGCTGGCCACCACGATCCTGATCGCCGCGTACCGGTCCGACGCCGCCGTGCTTATCAAGCAGCTGGCCACGGTCGACCGGCTCAGCGGCGGCCGGCTGGTGCTGGGCGTCGCCGCGGGCAACCGGGCCGACGACTACGACGCGTGCGGCACCGGGTTCGGTGACCGGGGCCGGCGGCTGGACCGGTTCCTGGCCGCGCTGCCGGACCGGTGGCGCGCCCAGGCGCCGGAGCTGTCGAGCCCGCCGCCGATCCTGGTCGGTGGGCACTCGGATGCGGCGATCCAGCGCGCGGCGCGGTTCGGCACGGGCTGGATCGCGGGCGGGAGCGCGGCGATGCCCTATCCGGCGCTGGCGGACCGAGCCCGCGCCGTCTGGGCGGCCGCGGGTCGCACGGACCCGCCGCGGATGGTGTCGCTCGGCTACTTCGCGCTCGGGGACGGCGCGGCCGACGCGGCGCGGCACTACATCAACCGCTACTACGCGCACGCCGGGCCGTACGTCCAGAAGGTCCTCGCCTCGGCGTTGACCGACCCCGAGGCGGTGCGGCGCACGGTCGCGGAACGGTCGGCCGCCGGGTGCGACGAGCTCGTGCTGTTCCCGTGCGTGGCGGACCCGAAGCAGGTGGATCTGCTGGCGGAGGCGATCGGATGA
- a CDS encoding methyltransferase has translation MGALVAETDNPASILRIGTAFCEAKALLTALELRLFDRLHEDGPLPAAGIAQRLDLHERGVPHFLDLLVTLGLLTRSEQGYANSVATDRYLVRSEPTYVGGFLERANHNLYPAWGKLGEALRTGKPQAGADYAMMIKNPRLLARFLDMMDALTNQIGPQVAEAVDWSDYRSVLDVGGARGNLLSHVVKANPHLHGIVFDLPEDAGPFAEHMAGLGLTDRMTFHPGSFLTDLLPSADAVVIGHVLHDWAPEERRMLVGKAFDALPPGGLLVIYDPMVDAELTHPENLVVSLDMLLTTDGGSEYSVEEATEWLRDAGFEGVTSRALGESDTLVHARKPGTLSGPGA, from the coding sequence ATGGGCGCCCTGGTCGCCGAAACCGACAACCCCGCCAGCATCCTGCGCATCGGCACCGCCTTCTGCGAGGCCAAGGCCCTGCTGACGGCGCTCGAGCTGCGGCTGTTCGACCGGCTCCACGAGGACGGGCCGTTGCCCGCCGCCGGCATCGCGCAGCGGCTCGACCTGCACGAGCGGGGCGTGCCGCACTTCCTCGACCTGCTGGTCACGCTCGGGCTGCTGACCCGCTCCGAGCAGGGGTACGCCAACTCGGTCGCCACCGACCGCTACCTCGTGCGCTCCGAACCCACGTACGTCGGTGGCTTCCTGGAGCGGGCCAACCACAACCTCTATCCCGCGTGGGGCAAGCTCGGCGAGGCGCTGCGCACCGGCAAGCCGCAGGCGGGCGCCGACTACGCCATGATGATCAAGAATCCGCGGCTGCTGGCCCGCTTCCTGGACATGATGGACGCGCTGACCAACCAGATCGGCCCGCAGGTCGCCGAGGCGGTCGACTGGAGCGACTACCGCTCGGTGCTGGACGTCGGCGGCGCCCGCGGCAACCTGCTGTCCCATGTGGTCAAAGCCAACCCCCACCTGCACGGGATCGTCTTCGACCTGCCCGAGGACGCCGGGCCGTTCGCGGAGCACATGGCCGGGCTCGGCCTCACCGACCGGATGACCTTCCACCCGGGCAGCTTCCTCACGGACCTGCTGCCGTCCGCCGACGCCGTCGTGATCGGGCACGTGCTCCACGACTGGGCGCCGGAGGAGCGGCGGATGCTGGTCGGCAAGGCGTTCGACGCGCTGCCGCCGGGCGGGCTGCTGGTCATCTACGACCCCATGGTCGACGCGGAGCTGACCCACCCGGAGAACCTGGTCGTCAGCCTCGACATGCTGCTCACCACCGACGGCGGTTCGGAGTACAGCGTCGAGGAGGCGACGGAATGGCTGCGCGACGCCGGTTTCGAGGGCGTCACGAGCCGGGCGCTCGGCGAGAGCGACACCCTTGTCCACGCCCGCAAGCCCGGCACGCTGTCCGGGCCGGGTGCCTGA
- a CDS encoding NAD(P)-dependent oxidoreductase — MNAPTPRVAVVGLGGMGGGVAKRLVAAGLAPLVWNRSEGKARALVTAGAVAAGSPAEVAAAADVVLVSLSDEQAVEEVLFGEMLPHLRAGSTVVEMTTLAPGYARAAAERLAKEDVRRVEACLIGNPEMAEAGHLRVFVAGERAHVDAVQPVFDALARQGMLYLGPTGQAAAMKLAFNLLLGVQTAGLAEAVLFAEQAGLSRELLLTAIQKSGWRSPVLNFRADFMRTRTYQPPGFRAELMAKDMRLAVGDAQAQGVSLPMTRQAALRFDAAVSAGSGDSDAAVVVEIPTGDPDGPGRDELNGA; from the coding sequence GTGAACGCGCCGACGCCCCGCGTGGCCGTGGTCGGCCTCGGTGGGATGGGCGGTGGCGTGGCCAAGCGGCTGGTCGCCGCCGGCCTCGCGCCGCTCGTCTGGAACCGCAGCGAGGGCAAGGCCCGGGCGCTGGTCACGGCCGGCGCGGTGGCCGCGGGCTCGCCCGCCGAGGTCGCGGCCGCGGCCGACGTGGTGCTGGTCAGCCTCAGCGACGAGCAGGCGGTCGAGGAGGTGCTGTTCGGCGAGATGCTGCCGCACCTGCGGGCCGGCAGCACTGTTGTCGAGATGACGACGCTCGCGCCCGGCTATGCCCGGGCCGCGGCGGAACGGCTCGCCAAGGAGGACGTGCGCCGGGTCGAGGCCTGTCTGATCGGCAACCCGGAGATGGCCGAGGCCGGGCACCTGCGGGTCTTCGTGGCCGGCGAGCGCGCGCACGTCGACGCGGTGCAGCCCGTCTTCGACGCCTTGGCCCGCCAGGGCATGCTCTACCTCGGTCCGACCGGACAGGCGGCGGCCATGAAGCTCGCCTTCAACCTGCTGCTCGGCGTGCAGACCGCCGGGCTGGCCGAGGCGGTGCTCTTCGCCGAGCAGGCGGGCCTGAGTCGCGAGCTGCTGTTGACCGCGATCCAGAAGAGCGGGTGGCGCTCGCCGGTGCTCAACTTCCGCGCCGACTTCATGCGCACCCGGACCTACCAGCCGCCCGGCTTCCGCGCCGAGCTGATGGCCAAGGACATGCGACTGGCGGTGGGTGACGCGCAGGCACAGGGCGTGTCGCTGCCGATGACCCGGCAGGCGGCGCTGCGGTTCGACGCGGCGGTGTCGGCCGGTTCCGGCGACAGTGACGCCGCCGTCGTGGTGGAGATCCCGACCGGCGACCCGGATGGACCGGGTCGCGACGAGCTGAACGGAGCGTGA
- a CDS encoding SchA/CurD-like domain-containing protein encodes MPYAAITYRIKPGHEDEIAEIFAGFNRVDTPVLTAPDGAEVGKLLGTGVFVKDDVLVRVIHYEGEFAAIGRHMATQPGVREIEERLAPFLAEQRDTSDPKAFGAYFRNAVMRSVSQLSVDTHPAGR; translated from the coding sequence ATGCCGTACGCCGCGATCACCTACCGGATCAAGCCGGGGCACGAGGACGAGATCGCCGAGATCTTCGCCGGCTTCAACCGGGTGGACACGCCCGTGCTCACCGCGCCCGACGGCGCCGAGGTCGGGAAGCTGCTCGGCACCGGCGTGTTCGTCAAGGACGACGTGCTGGTCCGCGTCATCCACTACGAGGGCGAGTTCGCCGCGATCGGCCGGCACATGGCCACCCAGCCCGGCGTGCGGGAGATCGAGGAGCGGCTCGCCCCGTTCCTCGCCGAGCAGCGGGACACCAGTGACCCGAAGGCGTTCGGGGCGTACTTCCGCAACGCCGTGATGCGCAGCGTCTCCCAGCTCTCCGTCGACACGCACCCGGCCGGCCGGTGA
- a CDS encoding SDR family NAD(P)-dependent oxidoreductase yields the protein MLTLTDRRVLVTGGTRGAGRATVLAFARAGATVATCYHRDAEAAESLVRELKEIGAAQPLVVEADVTRSADVARLAEAVRGTLGGLDVLVNNVGVDGSAPLPELEPTEWHRLVDLDLTSFYLTTRAVLPLLAEGAAIVNIGASSALRGRPDAMHYTSAKAAVIGLTRSLAKELGGRGIRVNVVAPGLIEPEAGTGLPPHVLANIRGMTALGRLATPEDVAGAVLFLGSDLARYVTGVTINVDGGM from the coding sequence GTGCTGACACTGACCGACAGGCGGGTGCTGGTGACCGGCGGGACGCGGGGCGCCGGACGCGCCACCGTGCTCGCCTTCGCGCGGGCGGGCGCCACGGTCGCCACCTGCTATCACCGCGACGCCGAGGCGGCCGAGTCGCTCGTCCGCGAGCTGAAGGAGATCGGCGCCGCCCAACCGCTGGTCGTCGAGGCCGACGTGACCAGGAGCGCCGACGTCGCGCGGCTCGCCGAGGCCGTGCGCGGCACCCTGGGCGGGCTCGACGTGCTGGTGAACAACGTCGGTGTGGACGGCAGCGCGCCGCTGCCGGAGCTCGAGCCGACCGAGTGGCACCGGCTCGTCGACCTCGACCTGACTTCCTTCTACCTGACCACCCGCGCGGTCCTGCCGCTGCTGGCCGAGGGCGCCGCGATCGTCAACATCGGCGCGTCGAGCGCGTTGCGCGGCCGGCCGGACGCAATGCACTACACCTCGGCCAAGGCCGCGGTCATCGGCCTGACCCGGTCGCTGGCCAAGGAGCTCGGCGGCCGGGGGATCCGGGTCAACGTGGTCGCGCCCGGCCTGATCGAGCCCGAGGCCGGCACCGGCCTGCCGCCGCACGTGCTGGCCAACATCCGCGGCATGACGGCGCTGGGCCGGCTGGCCACGCCCGAGGACGTTGCCGGCGCGGTGCTCTTCCTGGGCAGCGACCTCGCCCGCTACGTCACCGGAGTGACGATCAACGTCGATGGAGGAATGTGA